A single Desulfovibrio piger DNA region contains:
- a CDS encoding DNA circularization protein — protein sequence MRARSFFSNLREASFRGARFEVDDVEASGGRRVVLHEYPLRDTPYSEDLGRRAREFSVRGYIIQGRTYDYASARADVLKALEAYGPGELVHPWHGEVSVVVDDYRLRESMERGGLLELDIRFREAGQLANPTSSADTAKGVASAASSVRQALKNSFLSAFALALDEIDKAVTALNDAASLAMEYLGLPQSLIAEGLAYVQSLISTPAAFFNALVGLFGGLLGNESGEKALAAPVPDASFSIASGEGTAPLESILGGSASITTEAERVIRDTVAQVVVIEAAASTAHAEYATADDALADRDAVVEGLDTIEPAADDAVFLGLAELRRAVVTDLTTRGAELPRVRAVTLPGTVPALVAAYRIHADAGRADEIVSRNRIRHPGRVPGGTPLEVLSE from the coding sequence ATGCGTGCCCGCAGCTTTTTCAGCAACCTGCGCGAGGCCTCCTTCCGGGGCGCCCGTTTCGAGGTGGACGATGTGGAAGCCTCGGGCGGTCGCCGTGTGGTGCTGCACGAGTACCCGTTGCGGGATACGCCCTACAGTGAGGACCTGGGCCGCCGGGCGCGGGAGTTTTCGGTGCGCGGCTACATCATCCAGGGCCGCACGTATGACTACGCCTCGGCCCGGGCGGACGTGCTCAAGGCCCTGGAAGCCTACGGCCCCGGCGAGCTGGTGCATCCCTGGCATGGCGAGGTCAGTGTGGTGGTGGACGACTACCGCCTGCGCGAGAGCATGGAGCGCGGGGGGCTGCTTGAACTGGATATCCGCTTTCGGGAAGCCGGACAGCTCGCGAACCCCACCTCATCCGCCGATACGGCCAAGGGGGTCGCTTCGGCCGCCTCCAGTGTCCGGCAAGCCCTGAAGAACAGTTTTTTATCCGCCTTCGCGCTCGCCCTGGACGAGATCGACAAAGCTGTCACGGCGCTCAATGACGCGGCAAGCCTTGCCATGGAATACCTGGGCCTGCCCCAAAGCCTTATTGCGGAAGGGCTTGCCTATGTTCAAAGCCTGATCTCCACGCCCGCGGCCTTCTTCAATGCCCTGGTGGGGCTCTTCGGGGGGCTGCTCGGCAATGAGAGCGGGGAAAAAGCCCTGGCTGCTCCCGTGCCGGATGCGTCCTTCAGCATCGCATCCGGGGAAGGCACCGCGCCGCTGGAAAGTATCCTGGGCGGCAGTGCTTCCATCACCACCGAAGCCGAGCGCGTGATCCGCGATACCGTCGCCCAGGTAGTGGTCATAGAGGCCGCCGCATCCACGGCCCACGCGGAGTACGCCACGGCCGACGACGCTCTGGCGGATCGGGATGCCGTGGTGGAAGGCCTGGATACCATCGAGCCGGCGGCTGATGATGCCGTCTTTCTGGGGCTTGCCGAGCTGCGCCGGGCCGTAGTGACGGACCTGACCACACGCGGCGCGGAGCTGCCGCGCGTGCGTGCCGTGACCCTGCCGGGCACCGTGCCCGCGCTGGTGGCCGCCTACCGCATCCATGCGGATGCCGGGCGTGCCGATGAGATCGTGTCCCGTAACCGCATCCGCCATCCCGGCCGCGTACCGGGCGGCACCCCGCTGGAGGTCTTGAGTGAGTAG
- a CDS encoding phage baseplate assembly protein, whose translation MSSRKPDIILEVDGRRYGGWKSIDISRGLEQCAGTFRLSVTDRWPQQNEPRGIKAGAACRVTIDGRAVITGYVDDVEVSWSATSHEYRVSGRDKTADLVDCCPPSLQLKGADLPALARRWAGLFGIEVMVEAECNKAVPGFKTEEGETCFEMLERLARANAVMLTSDGDGRLVITRAGTHKAAAALQMGGNLLRLALSSSMKDRFSEVTVKGQSAGSDTWDGPGNAQAKGTATDPNVPRYRPLTVIAEQEEFGSATTRARHEVAVRYGKGHQARALVNGWYAGTELWQPNRLADILDSSGQAMATWLIVNVSWHMDDRGCLTELSLSPKEAYELLPEMPKGAKGKKGKEASLWLQ comes from the coding sequence GTGAGTAGCCGCAAGCCCGACATTATCCTGGAGGTGGACGGCCGGCGTTACGGCGGCTGGAAATCCATAGATATCAGCCGGGGCCTGGAGCAGTGCGCCGGGACCTTCAGGTTGTCCGTCACCGACCGCTGGCCGCAGCAAAATGAACCGCGCGGCATCAAGGCCGGGGCCGCCTGCCGTGTGACCATCGACGGCCGGGCCGTCATCACGGGCTATGTGGATGATGTGGAAGTCTCCTGGAGCGCCACCTCCCACGAGTATCGCGTCTCCGGACGAGACAAAACGGCGGATCTTGTGGACTGCTGCCCGCCCTCCCTGCAACTCAAGGGCGCGGACCTGCCCGCGCTGGCCCGCCGCTGGGCCGGACTGTTCGGCATCGAGGTCATGGTGGAAGCGGAATGCAACAAGGCCGTACCCGGTTTCAAGACCGAAGAAGGCGAGACCTGTTTCGAGATGCTGGAACGGCTGGCGCGGGCCAATGCCGTCATGCTCACCAGCGACGGCGACGGCCGTCTGGTCATCACCCGCGCCGGCACACACAAGGCGGCCGCCGCTTTGCAGATGGGCGGCAATCTGCTGCGCCTTGCTCTGTCCTCCAGCATGAAGGATCGCTTTTCGGAAGTTACTGTCAAAGGCCAGTCCGCCGGTTCCGATACCTGGGACGGCCCCGGCAATGCCCAGGCCAAGGGGACGGCCACCGATCCCAACGTGCCCCGCTACCGCCCCCTGACCGTCATCGCGGAACAGGAGGAGTTCGGCAGCGCCACCACCCGCGCCCGCCACGAAGTTGCCGTGCGCTACGGCAAGGGGCATCAGGCCCGGGCGCTGGTCAACGGCTGGTATGCGGGGACGGAGCTCTGGCAGCCCAATCGTCTGGCCGACATCCTGGACAGCAGCGGGCAGGCCATGGCCACCTGGCTCATCGTCAATGTGAGCTGGCACATGGACGACCGGGGCTGCCTTACGGAACTTTCCCTGTCCCCCAAGGAAGCCTATGAACTGCTGCCCGAGATGCCCAAAGGGGCAAAGGGCAAAAAAGGCAAGGAGGCCTCGTTATGGCTGCAATGA
- a CDS encoding phage baseplate assembly protein V, with product MAAMIPGRLLRSLQRRMATLVGRAVLLAVNSGTGLQSVQVSILADEVMDGVEHMEPYGFTSNPLPGAEGVVLNVAGQRGACVGVNFGNRGVRVAGLKSGEVCIYTDEGDKITLKRDRHIEIETLHLTIHAQEDATVETKTYTVKASQSVSYETPSFGLGGGSGGCTADIAADMAITGNTTQQGTITASGDVTAEGISTAHHTHPGDSGGTTGAPQ from the coding sequence ATGGCTGCAATGATCCCCGGGCGCCTCCTGCGCTCCCTGCAACGGCGCATGGCCACCCTGGTTGGCCGTGCCGTGCTATTGGCCGTCAATTCCGGGACAGGCCTGCAAAGCGTGCAGGTGAGCATCTTGGCCGACGAGGTCATGGACGGAGTGGAACATATGGAGCCGTATGGCTTCACCTCCAACCCCCTGCCGGGCGCGGAAGGTGTGGTCCTCAATGTGGCCGGACAGCGCGGCGCCTGCGTGGGCGTGAACTTCGGCAACCGCGGCGTGCGTGTGGCCGGTCTCAAGAGCGGCGAGGTCTGCATCTATACCGACGAGGGCGACAAAATCACCCTCAAACGGGACCGGCATATTGAGATCGAGACCTTGCATCTGACCATCCATGCCCAAGAGGATGCCACGGTGGAAACGAAGACCTACACGGTCAAAGCCTCGCAGAGCGTCAGCTATGAGACGCCGTCCTTTGGCCTTGGCGGAGGATCGGGCGGCTGCACGGCGGATATTGCTGCCGACATGGCCATCACCGGCAATACCACGCAACAGGGCACTATCACCGCCAGCGGCGATGTGACGGCCGAAGGCATCTCCACCGCCCACCACACCCATCCCGGCGATTCCGGCGGCACCACGGGGGCGCCGCAATGA
- a CDS encoding phage GP46 family protein, with the protein MMRVNDLALLPPAPLDVAGPDCGMEAGDLVAEDSLRTAVILSLFLDRRANDDDILPNGSDDRRGWWADTVAPMTDYGIGGGSASGDRIGSRLWLLSREKQLAGVLERARHYAEEALAWLVEDGVATAVSVTASSPRSGWLALEVTITLPDTSEYRETFPLSV; encoded by the coding sequence ATGATGCGCGTCAATGACCTGGCTCTGCTGCCTCCTGCTCCTCTGGACGTGGCCGGGCCGGATTGCGGCATGGAGGCCGGGGATCTAGTGGCCGAAGACAGCTTGCGCACGGCCGTCATCCTGTCCCTGTTCCTGGACAGGAGGGCAAACGATGACGACATCCTACCCAATGGCAGCGATGACAGGCGCGGCTGGTGGGCAGACACCGTGGCACCCATGACCGACTACGGCATCGGCGGAGGCAGCGCCTCCGGGGACCGTATCGGTTCCCGTCTCTGGCTGCTTTCCCGTGAAAAGCAGCTTGCCGGCGTACTGGAAAGGGCGCGGCACTATGCTGAAGAAGCCCTCGCCTGGCTGGTGGAAGACGGTGTGGCCACAGCTGTCAGCGTCACGGCCTCCAGCCCTAGGTCTGGCTGGCTTGCGCTTGAGGTGACGATCACCTTGCCCGACACCAGCGAATACCGGGAAACATTTCCTCTGTCCGTCTGA
- a CDS encoding baseplate J/gp47 family protein has translation MPFERPSLQELIARIQADMDSRLDGQPWLRRRLLAILARMEGGVAHGLYGYLDWLARQIMPDTAEAEHLERWASIWGITRRTAIQAAGYAAFSGEDGAAIPTGTEVQSPSGQIYVTLADAWIEDGTARAAIEAVEAGPDGNASDATPLQLTIPVAGVQARAAASGNITGGAAAETDASLRTRLLSRIRTLPSGGAARDYVTWTLEVAGVTRAWCYPGEMGRGSVTVRFMMDDAYENGIPQPEDVQRVADHLDGLRPVTADVYVVAPVPEPVSLDLRISPDNPRLRVVVAEAVWAVLRRDAVPGGTVVISRLNEAISGAEGEEDHVLLSPTQNIQIPTGKIAVPGSITWEEA, from the coding sequence ATGCCATTTGAACGTCCCTCCCTTCAGGAACTCATTGCCCGCATCCAGGCCGATATGGACAGCCGTCTTGACGGCCAGCCTTGGCTGCGCCGCCGCCTGCTGGCCATCCTGGCCCGCATGGAGGGCGGCGTGGCCCACGGCCTGTACGGCTATCTGGACTGGCTGGCCCGGCAGATCATGCCGGATACGGCCGAGGCCGAACATCTGGAACGCTGGGCCTCCATCTGGGGCATCACACGCCGGACCGCCATACAGGCAGCCGGGTATGCCGCTTTCAGCGGCGAGGATGGTGCCGCCATCCCCACCGGTACGGAAGTACAGAGCCCGTCCGGGCAGATCTACGTGACCCTGGCCGATGCCTGGATCGAAGACGGTACGGCCCGTGCGGCCATCGAGGCTGTGGAGGCCGGGCCGGACGGCAATGCATCCGACGCAACGCCCTTGCAGCTGACCATACCGGTGGCAGGCGTCCAGGCCCGGGCCGCAGCTTCCGGCAACATCACCGGCGGCGCGGCAGCGGAGACGGATGCCTCCCTGCGCACACGCCTGCTGTCGCGCATCCGCACCCTGCCGTCGGGCGGGGCCGCGCGCGATTACGTTACCTGGACACTGGAGGTGGCGGGCGTGACCCGCGCCTGGTGCTACCCGGGCGAGATGGGCCGCGGCTCCGTGACCGTGCGCTTCATGATGGATGATGCCTATGAAAACGGCATCCCCCAGCCGGAAGACGTGCAGCGCGTTGCGGATCATCTGGACGGTCTGCGGCCGGTCACGGCGGATGTCTATGTGGTGGCCCCCGTGCCGGAGCCCGTCAGCCTTGATTTGCGCATCAGCCCGGACAATCCCCGGCTTCGCGTGGTGGTGGCCGAGGCCGTCTGGGCCGTCCTGCGTCGCGATGCCGTGCCCGGCGGCACGGTCGTCATCTCCCGCCTTAACGAGGCCATTTCCGGTGCTGAAGGCGAGGAAGACCACGTTCTCTTGTCTCCCACCCAGAATATCCAGATTCCCACCGGCAAGATCGCCGTGCCGGGCAGCATCACCTGGGAGGAGGCATAG
- a CDS encoding YmfQ family protein, which produces MSYREQFFALQPPGQALPTDPDSVWGRLLDGLAREYGRTESRSSALVRESDPRQSAELLPDWERVCGLPGDCAIAWDSTLQARRAAVVAQLTGAGGQRIAYFQQLAALLGLSIHVTEYKPFLTGLSRCGQRLNGDHDVRFVWSVVVRGQRVLRFRCGASVPGERLLDFARREDLECLLRLYAPAHTVLIIGYEE; this is translated from the coding sequence GTGTCCTACCGCGAGCAGTTCTTTGCCCTGCAGCCGCCGGGTCAGGCCCTGCCCACAGACCCGGACAGCGTCTGGGGCCGCCTGCTGGACGGTCTGGCGCGGGAATACGGCCGCACGGAGAGCCGGAGCAGCGCCTTGGTACGGGAATCCGATCCACGGCAGTCCGCGGAGCTGTTGCCCGACTGGGAGCGCGTCTGCGGCCTGCCCGGAGACTGCGCCATCGCCTGGGACAGTACCTTGCAGGCCCGCCGTGCGGCCGTGGTAGCCCAGCTGACCGGCGCCGGGGGCCAGCGTATCGCCTACTTTCAGCAGCTGGCGGCCCTGCTGGGGCTTTCCATCCATGTGACGGAGTACAAGCCGTTTTTGACCGGGCTTTCCCGCTGTGGCCAGCGCCTCAACGGCGACCACGACGTGCGCTTCGTCTGGTCCGTGGTGGTCAGGGGGCAGCGTGTGCTGCGCTTTCGCTGCGGGGCCAGTGTGCCGGGGGAACGCCTGCTGGACTTTGCCCGCCGGGAAGATCTGGAATGCCTGCTGCGCCTTTACGCCCCGGCCCATACGGTACTCATCATCGGATACGAGGAATAA
- a CDS encoding tyrosine-type recombinase/integrase encodes MATKHKRTTMTARQLAEDYLAHQITRDVTRTSTRHHLNQLLALFGGWQARRVGADQVREFLAVQKTRGVMATTAHHRVRLWRTVLAWAVETGRLPASPLAGFRLHRPRARRIDPPTRAEAARMYKVAAPHIRRVIVLGMAAGPRIGPSELFRLAWADVDLAAGYMRMPNAAKGAKDDSRIVPIRDDILPLLRKWREEDEKLACPWVIHWQGRPVRCIGHAWHQARKAAGITRRITPYSLRHAMPTEALEHGADVKAVAEVMGHADPTTLLRVYQHTRYRLRKKAVNAAPGLKLDKI; translated from the coding sequence ATGGCAACAAAACACAAACGGACCACTATGACGGCCCGCCAACTGGCAGAGGACTATCTGGCCCACCAGATCACGCGGGACGTGACCCGCACCAGTACCCGGCATCACCTCAACCAGCTTCTGGCCCTGTTCGGGGGCTGGCAGGCCCGCCGGGTGGGGGCGGATCAAGTACGGGAGTTTCTGGCGGTCCAGAAAACACGCGGCGTCATGGCCACCACAGCGCACCACCGCGTCCGCCTGTGGCGTACCGTCTTGGCCTGGGCAGTGGAGACGGGCCGCCTGCCCGCGTCGCCTCTGGCGGGTTTCCGGCTGCACCGCCCCAGGGCACGGCGCATCGATCCGCCCACGCGGGCCGAGGCTGCGCGCATGTATAAGGTAGCCGCGCCGCATATCCGGCGTGTGATTGTCCTGGGCATGGCGGCCGGGCCGCGTATCGGCCCCAGCGAGCTTTTTCGGCTTGCATGGGCGGATGTGGATCTGGCGGCGGGCTATATGAGGATGCCCAACGCTGCCAAGGGCGCGAAGGACGACAGCAGGATCGTCCCCATCCGGGACGACATCCTGCCCCTGTTGCGGAAGTGGAGAGAGGAAGACGAAAAGCTGGCCTGTCCGTGGGTTATTCACTGGCAGGGACGGCCGGTGCGATGCATAGGCCATGCGTGGCACCAGGCCCGCAAGGCGGCGGGCATCACGCGGCGCATAACGCCCTACAGCCTGCGCCATGCCATGCCCACGGAAGCCCTTGAGCATGGCGCGGACGTGAAAGCGGTGGCGGAGGTCATGGGCCATGCTGACCCGACCACGCTGCTGCGTGTCTATCAGCACACACGCTACAGGCTTCGGAAAAAAGCGGTCAACGCCGCGCCAGGACTGAAACTCGACAAGATTTGA
- a CDS encoding Com family DNA-binding transcriptional regulator, producing MKQEQLTEIRCRHCGKLLARGWIVEASLEHKCPRCGAYHLLRATRPDQAGHGASPMEALWPQTADHTIRRS from the coding sequence ATGAAACAGGAGCAACTTACCGAGATCCGTTGCCGCCATTGCGGCAAACTTCTGGCCAGAGGCTGGATAGTTGAAGCATCACTTGAGCATAAATGCCCCCGCTGTGGGGCATATCACCTCCTGCGGGCCACGCGCCCCGATCAGGCAGGCCATGGAGCCTCTCCTATGGAGGCACTATGGCCACAAACCGCAGACCATACCATCCGCCGGTCCTGA
- a CDS encoding DNA-methyltransferase: MVPRFQADNVTLYQGDALAILTTLKSGSVDAVLTDPPYSSGGVSLSTRQADPAQKYQLSGVKRRYPPMLGDAKDQHSWAMWCTLWLGECWRIARDGAPLMVFTDWRQLPALSDAVQAAGWKWLGIVPWDKRSARPQMGRFRQQCEYVLFASKGRIIEHARSCLPGVYSYPVVAARKVHLTSKPVPLIENLLAVAAAQATVLDPFMGGGSVGEACIRTGRGYIGMELSPEYYEISRSRLTAVLAERT, translated from the coding sequence ATGGTTCCACGCTTTCAGGCGGACAACGTCACTCTATACCAAGGTGACGCGCTGGCTATCCTGACAACGCTGAAGAGCGGCTCCGTGGACGCTGTCCTGACCGATCCTCCGTACTCCAGCGGCGGTGTCTCCCTGAGTACACGACAGGCCGACCCGGCGCAAAAATACCAATTGAGCGGGGTAAAACGTCGGTACCCTCCGATGCTTGGCGATGCCAAAGACCAGCATAGCTGGGCCATGTGGTGTACGTTGTGGCTTGGAGAATGTTGGCGCATTGCCCGCGATGGTGCGCCGCTCATGGTCTTTACGGACTGGAGACAGCTTCCGGCCTTAAGCGACGCCGTACAAGCCGCAGGGTGGAAATGGCTGGGCATCGTGCCTTGGGACAAGCGCAGCGCTCGCCCGCAAATGGGCCGTTTCCGGCAACAGTGCGAATATGTCCTATTTGCCTCCAAGGGACGCATCATCGAGCATGCTCGCTCATGTCTTCCGGGCGTGTACTCTTATCCGGTAGTTGCTGCACGAAAGGTTCACCTGACCAGCAAACCCGTGCCCCTGATCGAAAATCTGCTTGCCGTGGCCGCTGCACAGGCTACTGTCCTAGATCCGTTCATGGGCGGCGGAAGCGTAGGGGAGGCCTGTATCAGGACTGGCCGGGGTTATATCGGCATGGAACTGTCGCCGGAATATTACGAGATCAGCCGCAGCAGGCTGACAGCCGTGCTCGCTGAGCGCACATAG
- the tnpA gene encoding IS200/IS605 family transposase, with the protein MKTKAHSLAHTKLLCKYHIVFTPKYRRKIIFAQLRESIKEILQCLCKYKGVEILEGHLMPDHVHMLVSIPPKISVANFMGYLKGKSSLMIFDKHANLKYKFGNRKFWAEGYYVSTVGLNEATIKKYIQDQERHDIIRDKLTSREYQDPFKG; encoded by the coding sequence ATGAAAACTAAGGCTCATAGTTTAGCACATACGAAGTTGTTGTGCAAGTATCATATCGTCTTTACTCCAAAATATAGAAGGAAAATAATCTTCGCACAGCTTCGTGAAAGTATAAAAGAAATTTTGCAATGTCTCTGCAAATATAAAGGGGTTGAGATTCTGGAAGGGCATCTGATGCCGGATCATGTCCACATGCTGGTGTCCATACCTCCTAAAATCAGTGTGGCAAATTTCATGGGCTACCTGAAAGGGAAAAGTTCATTGATGATATTCGATAAACACGCAAACCTTAAGTATAAGTTCGGCAACAGAAAATTTTGGGCCGAAGGATATTATGTCAGTACGGTGGGGCTTAATGAGGCAACGATTAAAAAGTATATCCAGGATCAGGAACGCCACGATATTATAAGAGACAAGCTGACATCACGCGAATATCAAGACCCCTTTAAGGGGTAG
- a CDS encoding LexA family transcriptional regulator encodes MTDSRLDPTIVQRLMQALEADTAAELARALGLPLTDVEQALAKGEIPDAWVRICAAETGCNADWLFFGRGPMRLPLVESGAMPACLMLEDADDDVDMITVPLVVARLSAGSGSLEVSSEQEGGYAFRSDFLHRKGNPRRMVLMRVSGDSMVPEIQDNDLVLLDQGQTEIVSGRLYAIGFEDAIYIKRIDLLPGRIVLHSTNPAYPPVTLDLSGDCAEQFRVIGRVLWSGREYR; translated from the coding sequence ATGACCGATTCCCGTCTCGATCCGACAATCGTGCAACGCCTCATGCAGGCGCTGGAGGCGGACACCGCCGCTGAACTGGCCCGGGCCCTGGGCCTGCCCCTGACGGATGTGGAACAGGCACTGGCCAAAGGCGAGATCCCGGATGCCTGGGTCCGCATCTGCGCTGCGGAAACAGGCTGCAATGCCGACTGGCTTTTCTTCGGCCGCGGCCCCATGCGCCTCCCGCTGGTGGAATCCGGCGCCATGCCCGCCTGCCTCATGCTGGAAGATGCCGATGACGATGTGGACATGATCACCGTGCCCCTGGTGGTGGCCCGCCTGTCCGCCGGTTCCGGCAGCCTGGAGGTCAGCAGCGAGCAGGAAGGCGGCTATGCCTTCCGCAGCGACTTTTTGCACCGCAAGGGCAATCCCCGCCGCATGGTGCTCATGCGCGTCTCGGGCGACAGCATGGTGCCCGAGATCCAGGACAACGACCTCGTCCTGCTGGACCAGGGCCAGACCGAGATCGTCTCCGGCCGCCTCTACGCCATCGGCTTCGAGGATGCCATCTACATCAAGCGCATCGACCTGCTGCCCGGCCGGATCGTCCTGCACAGCACCAATCCCGCCTACCCTCCCGTGACCCTCGACCTGAGCGGCGACTGCGCCGAACAGTTCCGCGTCATCGGCCGTGTGCTCTGGTCCGGCCGCGAATACCGCTAG
- the dapA gene encoding 4-hydroxy-tetrahydrodipicolinate synthase, with protein MQFFGALTALVTPFKNGAVDEAAYREFIEFQISEGIHGLVPCGTTGESATLSHEEHERVIEICIDQVKGRVPVLAGAGSNNTIEAIRLTRFAKKAGADGALLITPYYNKPTQEGLYRHFKAIAEAVDMPLVPYNVPGRTGTNLLPATLSRLAHDFPNIVGVKEATGDMSQCSLIMEQCPKGFSLLSGDDFTALPLMSIGGSGVISVTSNIVPGKVAAMYNAFAKGDIATAMGIHHDLFVLHQAMFMESNPIPVKTALALMGRMTGEMRLPLCPLTDEHLERLKGVLASKGLLA; from the coding sequence ATGCAATTTTTCGGTGCCCTGACCGCCCTCGTCACGCCGTTCAAAAACGGCGCCGTTGATGAAGCCGCCTATCGCGAATTCATTGAATTCCAGATCAGTGAGGGAATCCACGGCCTTGTGCCTTGCGGCACCACCGGCGAATCGGCCACGCTCTCTCACGAAGAGCATGAACGTGTCATCGAGATCTGTATCGACCAGGTCAAGGGCCGGGTGCCCGTCCTGGCCGGTGCCGGTTCCAACAATACCATCGAAGCCATCCGCCTGACCCGCTTCGCCAAGAAGGCCGGGGCCGACGGCGCGCTGCTGATCACCCCCTATTACAACAAGCCCACCCAGGAAGGCCTGTACCGCCACTTCAAGGCCATCGCCGAGGCGGTCGACATGCCCCTGGTCCCCTACAATGTCCCCGGGCGTACCGGCACCAACCTGCTGCCCGCCACCCTCAGCCGCCTGGCCCATGACTTTCCCAATATCGTGGGCGTGAAGGAAGCCACCGGCGACATGAGCCAGTGCAGCCTGATCATGGAGCAGTGCCCCAAGGGCTTCAGCCTGCTTTCCGGCGACGACTTCACCGCCCTGCCCCTGATGTCCATCGGCGGCAGCGGCGTCATCTCCGTGACTTCCAATATCGTCCCCGGCAAGGTGGCCGCCATGTACAATGCCTTTGCCAAGGGCGACATCGCCACCGCCATGGGCATCCATCATGACCTCTTCGTCCTGCATCAGGCCATGTTCATGGAAAGCAATCCCATCCCGGTCAAGACCGCCCTGGCTCTCATGGGCCGCATGACCGGCGAGATGCGCCTGCCCCTCTGTCCGCTGACCGACGAGCACCTGGAACGCCTCAAGGGCGTCCTGGCTTCCAAGGGACTGCTTGCCTAG
- a CDS encoding HU family DNA-binding protein — MNKSELIKALAEESNLPFDDASLVVNTFIDAMKDSLIAGDRIEIRGFGSFKIKEYSGYAGRNPKTGESVSVVPKRLPFFRAGKELKEYINQ, encoded by the coding sequence ATGAACAAGAGCGAACTCATCAAGGCCCTGGCAGAAGAAAGCAATCTTCCGTTCGATGATGCGTCCTTGGTGGTGAACACTTTCATTGATGCGATGAAGGATTCGCTTATCGCTGGCGACCGTATCGAAATCAGGGGGTTCGGGAGCTTCAAGATCAAGGAATACAGCGGCTATGCCGGACGCAATCCCAAAACCGGCGAAAGCGTCTCCGTCGTGCCCAAACGCCTGCCCTTCTTCCGTGCCGGGAAGGAGCTCAAGGAATATATCAACCAGTAA
- the prfB gene encoding peptide chain release factor 2 (programmed frameshift): protein MLQLSDLRARCQPLDQRFDNLWGRLDVAASEQRLAAIETELSRPNAWDNPEALTPLLREKRRLEDEVSRLNALKTCHDDMHEWLELAVESDEDEALESLAKQQDALDALLDETELVMLLSGEEDNQDAILEIHPGAGGTESQDWAEMLLRMYTRWAARRHFTVEELDYLPGDEAGIKSVTLRISGPHAFGFLKSERGIHRLIRISPFDASGRRHTSFASVDVMPDVGDDIQLDIKETDLRFDTFRSSGPGGQSVNTTSSAVRVTHIPTGISAQCQNEKSQHHNKESALRILKARLYNLELQKREAERAAQYAGKDAIAFGSQIRTYTLQPYRLVKDHRTNSECGDVEAVLDGQIDQFQHDYLLYRHEQQR, encoded by the exons TTCGTGCCCGTTGCCAGCCCCTCGACCAGCGTTTCGACAACCTTTGGGGGCGTCTT GACGTCGCGGCCAGCGAACAGCGCCTTGCCGCCATCGAAACGGAACTTTCCCGCCCCAACGCCTGGGACAATCCTGAAGCCCTGACCCCCCTGCTGCGCGAAAAACGCCGGCTGGAGGACGAGGTCTCCCGCCTCAACGCCCTCAAGACCTGCCATGACGACATGCACGAATGGCTGGAACTGGCTGTGGAAAGCGACGAGGACGAGGCCCTGGAATCCCTGGCGAAACAGCAGGACGCCCTGGACGCCCTGCTGGACGAGACGGAGCTGGTCATGCTGCTCTCCGGTGAGGAGGACAACCAGGACGCCATCCTGGAGATCCACCCCGGCGCGGGCGGCACGGAATCGCAGGACTGGGCGGAGATGCTGCTGCGCATGTACACCCGCTGGGCTGCCCGGCGCCACTTCACCGTGGAAGAGCTGGACTACCTGCCCGGCGATGAAGCCGGCATCAAGAGCGTGACCCTGCGCATCTCGGGCCCGCATGCCTTCGGTTTCCTGAAGAGCGAACGCGGCATCCACCGCCTGATCCGCATCTCGCCCTTCGATGCTTCCGGCCGCCGTCACACGTCCTTCGCCTCCGTGGACGTCATGCCCGACGTGGGCGACGACATCCAGCTGGACATCAAGGAGACGGACCTGCGTTTCGACACCTTCCGCTCCAGCGGCCCCGGCGGCCAGAGCGTGAACACCACCAGCTCCGCCGTGCGCGTGACCCACATCCCCACGGGCATCTCGGCCCAGTGCCAGAACGAGAAGTCCCAGCATCACAACAAGGAATCGGCCCTGCGCATCCTCAAGGCGCGCCTGTACAACCTTGAGCTGCAAAAGCGCGAAGCCGAACGCGCCGCCCAGTACGCGGGCAAGGACGCCATCGCCTTCGGCAGCCAGATCCGCACCTACACCCTCCAGCCGTACCGCCTGGTCAAGGATCACCGCACCAACAGCGAATGCGGCGATGTGGAAGCCGTCCTGGACGGCCAGATCGACCAGTTCCAGCATGACTACCTGCTCTACAGGCACGAGCAGCAGCGCTGA